The following are encoded together in the Candidatus Omnitrophota bacterium genome:
- a CDS encoding Rrf2 family transcriptional regulator has protein sequence MLNKTSLQTVKALIELARLPRGQWEGAASIAKKIRAPQNYLSKVLQWLCSKKIVESQKGFGGGFRLARDARKISLFDVVEPIEKVSRWGGCFLGKRKCSDTAPCSAHHEWSGVREKYLEFLKITTLADLLD, from the coding sequence ATGCTAAATAAAACAAGCTTGCAAACCGTTAAAGCACTCATTGAACTTGCCAGGCTTCCTCGCGGCCAATGGGAAGGAGCCGCGAGTATTGCCAAAAAGATCCGTGCCCCGCAAAATTATTTGAGTAAAGTTTTGCAGTGGCTTTGTAGTAAGAAAATCGTTGAATCTCAAAAAGGGTTTGGCGGAGGGTTTCGTTTAGCTCGTGACGCCCGCAAGATCTCTTTATTTGATGTTGTAGAGCCCATTGAAAAGGTGAGCCGTTGGGGAGGTTGCTTCTTAGGAAAAAGGAAATGTTCTGATACTGCTCCTTGCTCGGCTCATCATGAATGGTCAGGCGTGCGAGAGAAGTATCTGGAGTTTTTAAAAATAACGACTTTAGCCGATTTGCTGGACTAA
- the nirK gene encoding copper-containing nitrite reductase: MNTFKRVASFFRLGSLFFVFFFILTGLSLAQGKMHLRLPALTEKAILTFAPEVPPPITRKKPAVVEVRLNSSVETAEIKTGLQYKYWTFNGRVPGPFIRARAGDVLEIHHTSSDASGMPHNVDFHAVTGPGGGAPVTTVVKGEERVAWFKLLTPGLFIYHCAAPPVMDHIANGMYGLILVEPAQGLPKVDREFYVLQSEFYTNKTESMEAKPVDHENMDKEGHQDDFWGEEAGKETGPTLLQFSHQAGLDEHPTFVVFNGKYNSLVGGGALKAKVGEKVRIYFGNAGPNLISSFHVIGEIFDKVYREGDLLSSPGRGIQTTLVPAGGSTVVEFALDVPGTFTLVDHAIFRVEKGAVGFLDVEGKVNPEIYTSDQDAVVCKGCMVHP, from the coding sequence ATGAATACATTCAAGAGAGTGGCATCCTTTTTTCGATTGGGATCTTTATTTTTTGTATTTTTCTTTATCTTAACGGGATTAAGTTTGGCTCAGGGGAAAATGCATCTACGTTTACCGGCTTTAACCGAAAAGGCTATTTTGACCTTTGCTCCGGAAGTGCCGCCGCCGATCACCAGAAAAAAACCGGCGGTGGTTGAAGTTCGCTTAAATTCCAGCGTGGAAACAGCGGAAATCAAAACAGGCCTGCAATATAAATATTGGACCTTTAACGGCCGTGTGCCGGGGCCTTTTATCCGAGCGCGTGCCGGCGATGTGCTTGAAATTCATCATACCAGTAGTGACGCCAGCGGAATGCCGCACAATGTTGATTTTCATGCGGTAACAGGGCCTGGGGGTGGCGCACCGGTGACAACAGTTGTGAAGGGGGAAGAGCGGGTGGCGTGGTTCAAGCTTTTAACTCCGGGGCTTTTTATCTATCATTGTGCCGCGCCGCCGGTGATGGACCATATCGCCAATGGTATGTATGGGCTTATTTTGGTTGAGCCAGCGCAAGGTTTACCAAAAGTTGACCGTGAATTTTATGTTTTACAAAGTGAGTTTTATACCAATAAAACTGAGTCGATGGAAGCAAAACCCGTCGATCATGAGAACATGGACAAAGAAGGACATCAAGATGATTTTTGGGGCGAAGAGGCAGGAAAAGAAACGGGGCCGACTTTGTTGCAATTTTCGCATCAGGCCGGGCTTGATGAGCATCCGACGTTTGTCGTCTTTAACGGAAAGTACAATTCGCTTGTGGGAGGAGGGGCTTTAAAGGCGAAGGTTGGTGAAAAGGTGAGAATTTATTTTGGAAATGCCGGCCCCAATTTGATATCTTCTTTTCATGTGATCGGGGAAATCTTTGACAAAGTTTATCGCGAGGGAGATCTGCTTTCTTCGCCCGGACGCGGTATTCAGACAACGCTGGTTCCGGCTGGTGGATCGACGGTGGTAGAATTTGCGTTAGATGTTCCCGGAACGTTCACATTGGTTGACCATGCTATTTTTCGCGTAGAAAAAGGGGCTGTTGGGTTTCTAGATGTCGAAGGCAAAGTAAATCCCGAAATCTATACTTCTGATCAGGATGCGGTGGTTTGCAAGGGATGCATGGTTCATCCATAA
- a CDS encoding NnrS family protein translates to MSKKFSNWWEAACREPYRIFFPLGVLAGTIGIGHWLFYAFHWLPKYSGFFHSSIQMMVYMNCFVAGFLMTAIPRFTGTPTAESREVLSFLLILGGMATFLSLEQWIVAEGMFIVWLVLLMAFVGKRIVARIRAGSSGQKPPLEMMWVPLGMMTGISATALLMLGQLEILPRWSLTIGKPMMDQGFLLCVVLGIGGFLIPRVMGTYAPLPSSGRLYATLFLVFIFTFILEGMQLFSWAYGLRAFVMTVVFIRARIISKLPVARSFYIRLVWISAWMTALGLWGAAFLPDYRIVWLHVTFIGGFSLMVYAIATMVIMSHAGEGERLQKPLWIFWMIGLGTVIVLIKRSFVAFFPDQYFQFLGMAAAVWLIVATSWFVFIIPSILKIPREDEFGKMHERAVREK, encoded by the coding sequence ATGAGTAAAAAATTTAGCAATTGGTGGGAAGCGGCTTGCCGGGAACCGTACCGGATCTTTTTTCCGTTGGGAGTATTGGCGGGAACGATCGGGATAGGGCATTGGCTTTTTTATGCGTTTCATTGGCTGCCGAAATATTCGGGATTTTTTCATTCGTCCATTCAAATGATGGTTTATATGAATTGTTTTGTGGCCGGGTTTCTGATGACGGCTATTCCTCGTTTTACCGGCACTCCAACCGCCGAATCACGTGAGGTGCTTAGCTTTCTATTGATCTTAGGCGGTATGGCCACGTTTCTTTCCTTGGAACAATGGATCGTCGCGGAAGGGATGTTTATCGTCTGGCTTGTTTTATTGATGGCATTTGTAGGAAAGCGCATTGTGGCGCGGATCAGAGCCGGTTCGTCTGGCCAAAAGCCTCCGCTTGAAATGATGTGGGTTCCTTTAGGGATGATGACCGGGATAAGCGCGACGGCTTTACTGATGTTGGGGCAATTAGAGATCCTTCCTCGCTGGTCTTTGACGATTGGTAAACCGATGATGGATCAAGGATTTTTGCTTTGTGTGGTTTTGGGGATAGGCGGCTTTCTTATTCCTAGAGTTATGGGGACATATGCGCCTTTGCCATCTTCCGGACGTCTTTACGCCACCTTGTTCTTAGTTTTTATATTTACTTTTATTTTGGAGGGAATGCAGTTGTTTTCTTGGGCTTACGGCTTGAGAGCTTTTGTGATGACGGTTGTTTTTATTCGCGCTAGAATTATCTCTAAACTGCCGGTTGCGAGAAGTTTTTATATCCGCTTGGTTTGGATTTCTGCGTGGATGACGGCCTTAGGATTATGGGGTGCGGCTTTTCTCCCGGATTATCGCATTGTTTGGTTACATGTGACATTTATCGGCGGATTTAGCCTCATGGTTTATGCTATTGCTACGATGGTCATTATGTCGCATGCCGGCGAGGGAGAACGATTACAAAAACCTCTGTGGATTTTCTGGATGATAGGCTTAGGAACGGTGATCGTTCTTATCAAGAGGTCTTTCGTGGCGTTTTTTCCGGATCAATATTTTCAATTTTTAGGGATGGCAGCTGCTGTTTGGCTTATCGTCGCAACAAGCTGGTTTGTTTTTATTATTCCGAGCATTCTAAAAATTCCCCGAGAAGATGAATTCGGGAAAATGCATGAGCGAGCCGTAAGAGAAAAGTAG
- the tgt gene encoding tRNA guanosine(34) transglycosylase Tgt → MNILNKIFSSAQTQSSAGSCWSLERVDFKTKARLGSLKTAHGVMEAPFFMPVGTNATVKTLSSEDLLEAKAQIVLSNTYHLFIRPGMEVMEKCGGLHKFMNWDKPILTDSGGYQVFSLSKFRKIKDDGVEFQSHLDGASHFFTPERIVDIQRILGSDITMPLDECVSYPCDHHHAKTAVERTTLWAKRARKYFLQTQKPDKKQILFGIVQGSMYSDLRKMSAEQLTDIGFDGYAIGGLSVGEPVDLMFDTLAEVVEHLPKDKPRYMMGIGMPDQIVRAVGFGIDMFDTCIPTRYGRNGTAFTSKGKLVARNAPYIFDQRPLDEKCNCTTCRNYTRSYIRHLVNSGEILGLYLLTYHNVYFYLNLMRQIRQAIKENRFAEFQKEFLLCYESTS, encoded by the coding sequence ATGAATATTTTAAATAAAATATTTTCCTCTGCGCAAACACAGTCAAGTGCCGGCAGCTGTTGGTCGCTTGAGCGTGTAGATTTCAAGACAAAAGCACGTTTGGGGTCTTTAAAGACCGCTCACGGCGTTATGGAAGCTCCGTTTTTTATGCCGGTGGGGACGAACGCGACCGTTAAAACACTTTCTTCTGAAGATCTTTTGGAAGCAAAAGCCCAGATCGTTTTATCCAACACCTATCATTTGTTCATTCGTCCGGGAATGGAAGTTATGGAAAAGTGCGGTGGATTGCATAAATTCATGAATTGGGATAAACCGATCTTAACCGATAGCGGCGGTTACCAAGTTTTTAGTTTATCAAAATTTCGCAAGATCAAAGATGATGGCGTGGAATTTCAATCGCACCTAGATGGAGCAAGCCACTTTTTTACTCCGGAGAGAATTGTAGATATCCAAAGGATCTTAGGCTCAGATATTACAATGCCTTTAGATGAGTGCGTTTCGTATCCTTGCGATCATCATCATGCCAAAACGGCTGTGGAAAGAACGACGCTTTGGGCCAAACGGGCTAGAAAATATTTTCTTCAGACACAAAAACCTGATAAGAAACAGATCTTGTTTGGCATCGTTCAAGGTTCGATGTATAGTGACTTAAGAAAAATGTCGGCAGAACAACTGACCGATATCGGGTTTGACGGTTATGCGATCGGGGGATTGAGCGTCGGAGAACCGGTTGATCTGATGTTTGATACCTTAGCGGAAGTTGTGGAGCATTTGCCAAAAGATAAACCGCGTTATATGATGGGCATTGGCATGCCGGACCAGATCGTGCGCGCGGTTGGTTTCGGGATCGATATGTTCGATACGTGTATTCCTACGCGTTATGGCCGTAACGGAACTGCGTTTACCAGCAAGGGTAAGCTTGTCGCCCGAAACGCGCCGTATATATTTGATCAAAGGCCTTTGGATGAGAAATGTAATTGCACGACGTGCCGCAATTACACGAGAAGTTATATTCGGCATTTGGTCAATTCCGGAGAAATTTTAGGGCTCTATTTATTGACCTATCACAATGTTTATTTTTACCTTAATTTAATGCGGCAGATCAGGCAAGCGATTAAAGAAAATCGGTTTGCGGAATTTCAAAAAGAGTTCTTATTATGTTACGAATCGACGTCATAA
- the trmD gene encoding tRNA (guanosine(37)-N1)-methyltransferase TrmD — MLRIDVITIFPRIFPDILSESILKRAQEKKKVKISVHDLRDFTSDKHRSVDDKPFGGGPGMVLMAQPIFDCVKKVKGKTKAKVILLCPSGKKFTQQKARELSKEKHLILICGHYEGVDERVREHLADESISIGDYVLTGGEIPALVIIDSVTRLVPGVLGKSESLSVESFDGNLLEYPQYTRPANFRGINVPDVLLSGHHKAIESWRKAQSLQKTKKLRPDLLKSK; from the coding sequence ATGTTACGAATCGACGTCATAACTATTTTTCCTAGAATTTTTCCGGATATTCTAAGCGAATCGATCTTAAAGCGCGCTCAGGAAAAAAAGAAAGTAAAAATTTCCGTGCACGATTTGCGTGATTTTACGTCGGATAAACATCGCAGCGTGGATGATAAGCCTTTCGGCGGCGGGCCGGGAATGGTTTTAATGGCGCAGCCTATTTTTGATTGTGTTAAAAAGGTCAAAGGCAAAACAAAGGCCAAAGTGATCTTGTTGTGCCCATCCGGAAAAAAGTTCACACAACAAAAGGCGAGAGAATTATCCAAAGAAAAACATTTGATCCTTATTTGCGGCCATTATGAAGGCGTGGATGAGCGCGTGCGCGAACATTTGGCGGATGAAAGTATTTCTATCGGTGATTATGTATTGACCGGAGGGGAAATTCCGGCTTTGGTTATCATTGATTCCGTTACAAGGCTTGTTCCGGGTGTTTTAGGAAAGAGCGAATCGCTTTCGGTTGAATCTTTTGACGGCAATTTGCTGGAATATCCGCAATATACGCGCCCCGCAAATTTTCGTGGCATAAACGTGCCTGATGTGCTATTATCTGGGCACCATAAAGCAATTGAAAGCTGGCGAAAAGCACAATCCCTGCAGAAAACAAAGAAGCTTCGTCCGGACCTACTCAAAAGCAAATAA
- the rplS gene encoding 50S ribosomal protein L19, which yields MAGSVVEKIKLVEQSFVKKVPSFNVGDTVHMMVKVAEADKVRLHPFEGTIIAKNGTGIKASFTVRKISFGEGVERVFPLYSPMIESIKVVNKGIVKRSKLYYLRGKAGKESRVKVEQQSSS from the coding sequence ATGGCTGGTAGCGTGGTAGAAAAAATAAAATTAGTTGAACAAAGCTTTGTTAAAAAAGTCCCTTCTTTTAACGTCGGCGATACCGTTCATATGATGGTTAAGGTTGCCGAGGCTGACAAAGTGAGATTGCATCCTTTTGAAGGAACGATCATCGCGAAAAACGGAACCGGTATTAAGGCATCGTTTACGGTAAGAAAGATCTCATTTGGTGAAGGTGTTGAACGGGTATTTCCTCTTTATTCTCCCATGATCGAGAGCATCAAAGTTGTCAATAAGGGTATTGTGAAGCGCTCCAAGCTGTATTATTTGCGCGGTAAGGCCGGTAAAGAAAGCCGCGTTAAAGTTGAGCAGCAATCCTCCTCTTAA
- a CDS encoding ribonuclease HII, whose protein sequence is MFYHENKAKENGFEFIVGIDEAGRGPLAGPVVAAAVLLKTQEFQNKIRDSKKLSASQREKAFVEIRNNAYVGVGILNEGIVDSLNILRASHQAMSIAVSQLIEKLPKTETLRKDFEQKVFLLIDGNSFDSDLPYAYQPIVGGDSLSCSIAAASIIAKVTRDRILNIYDRIFPQYGFKKHKGYPTQAHRLAIQQFGLSRIHRKTFKHL, encoded by the coding sequence ATGTTCTATCACGAAAACAAAGCTAAAGAAAACGGGTTTGAGTTTATCGTTGGTATTGACGAAGCCGGGCGAGGCCCTCTGGCCGGTCCGGTCGTAGCTGCCGCTGTTCTTCTAAAAACACAAGAATTCCAAAATAAAATTCGCGATTCAAAGAAATTAAGCGCTTCTCAGCGTGAAAAGGCATTTGTGGAAATTCGCAATAATGCCTACGTTGGTGTGGGGATCCTTAACGAGGGGATCGTTGATTCGCTTAATATCTTGCGCGCGTCTCATCAGGCCATGTCGATCGCTGTTTCCCAGCTTATTGAAAAACTGCCGAAAACCGAAACCTTACGAAAAGACTTTGAGCAAAAGGTTTTTCTCTTGATAGACGGAAATTCTTTTGATTCGGATCTGCCTTATGCGTACCAGCCGATCGTCGGCGGAGATAGTTTGAGCTGCTCGATCGCCGCGGCTTCTATTATTGCCAAAGTCACCCGAGACAGGATCTTGAATATTTATGACCGCATTTTTCCTCAATATGGATTTAAAAAGCATAAAGGTTATCCGACTCAGGCTCATCGGCTGGCAATCCAGCAATTTGGGCTATCTAGAATTCATCGAAAAACATTTAAACATTTATAA
- a CDS encoding YraN family protein produces the protein MSFQTIARGRYGEDVAAQFLVKSGYRILEKNFKTRLGEIDIIAKDGRTICFVEVKMRRTKQQGSPLEAVTKKKQLKLSRLALIYLKNKDMMDQQARFDVVAVSKNQNGDDELTLVKDAFELSGGYSY, from the coding sequence ATGAGTTTTCAAACGATTGCCCGAGGACGTTACGGGGAAGATGTTGCCGCTCAATTCTTGGTCAAAAGCGGCTATCGTATTTTAGAAAAAAACTTTAAAACACGACTAGGGGAAATTGATATTATTGCCAAAGACGGGCGAACCATCTGTTTTGTGGAAGTGAAAATGCGGCGAACAAAGCAACAAGGTTCGCCCTTAGAAGCCGTTACAAAGAAAAAACAGCTGAAACTTTCGCGTTTGGCGCTCATTTATCTTAAAAATAAAGATATGATGGACCAACAAGCACGTTTTGACGTGGTGGCGGTTTCTAAAAACCAAAATGGGGACGATGAGCTTACCTTAGTTAAAGATGCTTTTGAGCTGTCCGGCGGTTATTCTTACTAG
- a CDS encoding cyclodeaminase/cyclohydrolase family protein — MKKFKNHTLQEYLKQLSLKVPVPGGGSAAALVGSLGAALISMVANYSIGRNKPKDVERKIKDILKKSESIRLRLMELVDLDAQAYLKVVKTRHASPQIKKAALKKAAGVPAEVCRLCYEAILLTPFLVEKGNRYLVSDIQVATEMLLAAFNSAIINVEVNQ; from the coding sequence ATGAAAAAGTTCAAAAATCACACACTGCAAGAGTATCTAAAACAGCTTTCCTTAAAGGTTCCTGTTCCGGGCGGCGGTTCGGCTGCTGCGCTCGTCGGCTCATTAGGGGCGGCGCTTATCTCGATGGTAGCGAATTACTCTATCGGAAGAAACAAGCCCAAAGACGTTGAACGTAAGATCAAGGATATTTTGAAAAAGAGCGAATCTATTCGCTTACGATTGATGGAATTAGTTGACCTAGATGCGCAGGCGTATTTAAAGGTTGTGAAAACCCGTCATGCGAGCCCTCAAATTAAAAAAGCCGCTCTTAAGAAAGCCGCGGGGGTTCCGGCTGAAGTTTGCCGTTTATGTTATGAGGCGATTTTGCTCACGCCATTTTTAGTGGAAAAAGGCAATCGTTATTTAGTCAGCGACATCCAAGTTGCCACCGAAATGCTCTTGGCCGCTTTTAATTCCGCCATTATCAATGTTGAGGTCAATCAATGA
- a CDS encoding bifunctional 5,10-methylenetetrahydrofolate dehydrogenase/5,10-methenyltetrahydrofolate cyclohydrolase produces MSAKLLDGKLLAANLKQSLKQEIETLKKKTGTAPCIANILLTDDPASLAYANSQKNAAESVGIQYRMINVAANSSQKELEIQIQKLNQDKAIHGIMLHKPVPAQINYSAAVNGIDPVKDVEGMGVANIGKLVLGTTKIIPCTAAAAMEHIRSTGVALRGKEAVIVGRSEIVGKPLSLLLLAESATVTICHTGTSQAGTLEAHVKRADIVVAAVGKPGFVKGEWIKKGAIVIDVGINKIDGKIVGDVEFEAAAGKAAFITPVPGGVGPVTAVIIMKNTLEAFKAQMGI; encoded by the coding sequence ATGAGCGCCAAGCTTTTAGACGGAAAGCTTCTCGCCGCCAACTTAAAGCAATCGTTAAAACAGGAAATTGAAACGCTCAAAAAAAAGACAGGAACAGCGCCTTGTATCGCTAATATCCTTTTGACGGATGATCCGGCTTCTTTAGCGTATGCCAATTCTCAGAAGAATGCGGCTGAATCCGTCGGTATTCAATATCGGATGATCAATGTTGCCGCCAATTCTTCCCAAAAAGAATTAGAAATTCAGATACAAAAACTTAATCAGGATAAAGCGATCCACGGGATCATGCTTCATAAGCCTGTTCCTGCGCAGATCAATTATTCAGCGGCTGTTAATGGCATTGATCCCGTTAAAGATGTTGAAGGGATGGGTGTTGCCAATATCGGAAAATTAGTTTTAGGGACAACGAAGATCATCCCGTGTACGGCGGCCGCGGCCATGGAGCATATCCGCTCAACGGGCGTTGCTTTACGCGGCAAGGAAGCCGTTATCGTCGGGCGAAGTGAGATTGTTGGCAAACCGCTAAGTTTATTATTACTGGCTGAATCGGCGACCGTTACCATTTGCCATACCGGAACGAGCCAGGCCGGCACATTAGAAGCCCATGTAAAACGAGCTGACATTGTTGTAGCGGCTGTCGGAAAGCCGGGATTTGTTAAAGGCGAATGGATCAAAAAAGGTGCTATCGTTATCGATGTCGGCATTAATAAGATTGACGGAAAAATAGTAGGCGATGTTGAATTTGAAGCGGCTGCTGGGAAGGCTGCGTTCATTACGCCTGTTCCCGGAGGCGTTGGGCCTGTAACCGCGGTGATCATCATGAAAAATACTTTAGAGGCTTTTAAAGCTCAAATGGGAATTTAA
- a CDS encoding FAD-dependent oxidoreductase, with protein sequence MAEIKKILILGQSVAGAAFIERLRAVDTESSVTVISSGNSLAAKRELFAAFLAKEIKEDQVLFKAKNFYEQNKVQLVFGKKVIRVDFKRKRVVTEEKEQFDFDILIIADLGIRFPEIKGVNKAGVFSLRNLDAVKDVVDLLPLVESVAIEDDSIWAVQTALAFAKRGKEVIFVVSSNDILASMVEEEASRVLAQQLEKNNVRIIKENKIQEILGEGEVKAVRLKTGKVLACQIAIIGNTKTDLRLFAESVLQIQNGILTNGEFQTNLENVFAADTVCESEASALPLEEQGRMIAQKISDQEISAKPLLRTEVFDLLGCPVAFIGTTRSSADTQKFTVHNEAMGSFAQIFSSQNILVGAVLINTALSQEKIVRLIQEKIDISGSEEQIFNDQNSYEHIVSLSQEKRACAQPEQETFAATQTDQKPESL encoded by the coding sequence ATGGCAGAAATAAAAAAAATCCTTATTTTAGGGCAGTCGGTAGCCGGTGCGGCGTTCATTGAACGATTAAGAGCGGTGGATACCGAAAGCTCCGTTACGGTTATTTCGTCCGGAAACTCTTTAGCGGCGAAGCGCGAATTGTTTGCGGCATTTTTGGCTAAGGAGATCAAGGAAGACCAGGTACTTTTTAAAGCGAAGAATTTTTACGAGCAGAATAAGGTTCAGCTTGTCTTCGGGAAAAAAGTGATCCGCGTTGATTTTAAGCGTAAGCGTGTTGTTACGGAAGAAAAAGAGCAATTTGACTTTGATATCCTGATCATAGCGGATCTCGGAATTCGCTTTCCGGAAATTAAGGGAGTGAATAAAGCGGGTGTTTTTAGTTTACGCAATCTCGATGCTGTTAAGGATGTGGTCGATCTGTTACCACTGGTCGAATCGGTAGCTATCGAGGATGATAGTATCTGGGCAGTTCAAACTGCTTTAGCTTTCGCGAAAAGGGGCAAAGAAGTTATTTTTGTCGTTTCTTCCAATGATATTCTCGCGTCTATGGTCGAGGAGGAGGCTTCGCGGGTTTTAGCTCAGCAATTAGAGAAAAATAATGTCAGGATCATTAAAGAAAATAAAATTCAGGAGATCTTAGGAGAAGGTGAAGTAAAAGCCGTTCGCCTTAAAACCGGAAAAGTCTTGGCTTGCCAGATCGCTATTATCGGAAATACAAAAACAGATCTGCGTTTGTTTGCCGAGTCAGTGTTGCAAATCCAAAATGGAATTTTAACTAATGGTGAGTTCCAAACAAATCTGGAAAATGTTTTTGCGGCAGATACGGTTTGTGAATCTGAGGCATCGGCATTGCCCTTGGAGGAGCAGGGGCGTATGATCGCGCAAAAAATAAGCGATCAGGAAATATCGGCCAAGCCGTTATTAAGAACAGAGGTATTTGACCTTTTGGGATGTCCGGTTGCCTTTATTGGAACGACACGGTCATCAGCGGACACGCAGAAATTTACGGTTCACAATGAAGCGATGGGAAGCTTTGCCCAAATATTTTCTTCGCAAAATATTTTAGTCGGAGCAGTTTTGATCAACACAGCCTTATCTCAAGAAAAAATTGTCCGCTTGATCCAGGAAAAAATCGATATTTCCGGATCGGAAGAACAGATCTTTAATGATCAGAATAGTTATGAACACATTGTTAGCTTGTCACAGGAAAAACGCGCTTGCGCGCAGCCTGAACAGGAAACTTTTGCTGCTACCCAAACCGATCAAAAACCAGAAAGCCTATGA
- a CDS encoding tetratricopeptide repeat protein, protein MKILLAKQPFVYYLHYQKEFATITRIFKSFLIFFFVFFAFQSVVFAGSKESSAREYHLKGYEAQQKGNLQDALSFYIKAASLSEENPAILNDVAICYEKLGMPEKAEENYLRAIAVDPDYLPAYSNLAYFYARQDNIPRAIEFFKQRIELGDADDPWTQRAKDDLLSVGEDFPVVKKWLLQQEAVELSQKLIEKSRKDFYNNVEQSQKCVQAAQKLELKKKYREAVEQYNKALSFTPENPKIIKAKKRAMLRMAQEEIAQHYGLAMKSLDMGDTASALVEFRYILTLIPNEPVQVSE, encoded by the coding sequence ATGAAAATTTTACTTGCCAAACAGCCCTTTGTATATTATCTTCACTACCAGAAGGAGTTTGCAACAATTACTCGAATCTTCAAGTCATTCCTCATCTTCTTCTTTGTGTTTTTTGCCTTTCAGTCTGTTGTCTTTGCGGGATCCAAGGAAAGCTCAGCTAGGGAATATCACCTCAAAGGCTACGAAGCTCAGCAAAAAGGTAATCTGCAAGATGCCTTATCTTTTTATATTAAGGCTGCTTCTTTAAGTGAAGAAAATCCTGCTATCCTCAATGATGTCGCGATTTGTTATGAAAAATTGGGGATGCCTGAGAAAGCCGAAGAAAATTACTTAAGGGCTATTGCGGTTGATCCGGATTATTTGCCGGCTTATTCGAATTTAGCGTACTTTTATGCCAGGCAAGACAATATTCCTCGGGCCATAGAATTTTTTAAACAGCGTATTGAGCTGGGCGATGCGGATGACCCTTGGACGCAAAGGGCCAAAGACGATCTGTTGTCGGTCGGGGAAGATTTTCCCGTCGTAAAAAAGTGGTTATTGCAGCAAGAGGCAGTCGAACTAAGCCAAAAGCTCATTGAAAAGTCACGGAAAGATTTCTATAACAATGTTGAACAATCCCAGAAATGTGTTCAAGCGGCTCAAAAGCTTGAGCTGAAAAAGAAATACAGGGAAGCAGTTGAACAGTACAATAAGGCGCTCTCATTTACTCCGGAAAATCCCAAAATTATTAAAGCAAAGAAGCGGGCCATGCTTCGCATGGCCCAGGAAGAGATTGCGCAGCACTACGGCCTAGCCATGAAATCATTAGATATGGGAGATACGGCTTCCGCCCTTGTTGAATTTCGTTATATACTCACCTTGATCCCGAACGAACCTGTTCAAGTATCTGAATAA